One stretch of Streptomyces sp. NBC_01363 DNA includes these proteins:
- a CDS encoding PH domain-containing protein — translation MTTGEGTVRLRPPNNTLDARAVGWWRAQWLLLTAAPVVVLAVLGVLIEPARFWLLLPAAILAVLGTGCAVLLPAWWFRTHRWEVTDEAVYVRTGVFRQEWRIAPMSRIQTVDTVRGPLEQLYRLATVTVTTASAKGEVRIEGLDHETAAELAERLTRITQDTPGDAT, via the coding sequence GGGGGAGGGGACGGTGCGGCTGCGGCCGCCGAACAACACGCTGGACGCGAGGGCCGTGGGATGGTGGCGGGCCCAGTGGCTGCTGCTGACCGCGGCCCCCGTGGTCGTCCTGGCCGTGCTGGGCGTACTCATCGAGCCCGCCCGGTTCTGGCTGCTGCTGCCCGCCGCGATCCTCGCGGTCCTCGGCACCGGCTGCGCCGTCCTCCTCCCCGCCTGGTGGTTCCGCACCCATCGCTGGGAGGTCACCGACGAAGCGGTGTACGTCAGGACCGGGGTCTTCCGGCAGGAGTGGCGGATCGCCCCGATGTCCCGGATCCAGACCGTGGACACCGTGCGCGGACCGCTCGAACAGCTCTACCGGCTCGCCACCGTCACCGTGACCACCGCGTCGGCCAAGGGCGAGGTGCGGATCGAGGGCCTCGACCACGAAACGGCGGCCGAACTGGCCGAGCGGCTGACCCGGATCACCCAGGACACCCCCGGGGACGCCACATGA
- a CDS encoding PH domain-containing protein, with amino-acid sequence MSSEAALSPSPDAGGEQSRAQGPGTATAADWRHLDRRTVLVSALVTAGVAAGAAVPTTLGLSGRFGFGPAVAWVLAGSILLIGSAAAGDHVRWRRTRYRVGVDRVELHTGLLLVKKRSLARERIRSVDLTAHLLQRVLGLVTVRIGTGEHSGNDSTLELDPVTRPEGERLRRELLERMATGAPGTHREGELVALDPRWIRYAPVSFVAPALGGAAAGAVMQVSDWFGAQGRVIEWVGDRFRDTSLLAMIVTLALAAVLAGVVGALGLWIEMWWNYRLEREPGGTLRIRRGLLTSRSVSIEERRLRGIDLVEPLGIRTFGAARVDAITTGLAKDDEEQHGDHNTLLPAAPRTVADAVAADVLRETTSPTGAPLTGHPLAARGRRLRRAFGAVAAPALVLALLGVLLTPVLLWIALAWAVVALPAGVFLARDAYCGLGHAISGDYLVVRSGSVRRSTAALERAGVIGWTVRQTYFQRRAGVLSVTATTAAGAGAYTAYDTDVSEGLDFASEAVPGLLEPFLERVPPTG; translated from the coding sequence ATGAGCTCCGAGGCGGCGCTCTCCCCCTCCCCGGACGCCGGGGGCGAGCAGAGCCGGGCCCAGGGCCCCGGCACGGCCACCGCCGCCGACTGGCGGCACCTGGACCGGCGCACGGTGCTCGTCAGCGCTCTCGTCACGGCCGGAGTGGCCGCCGGTGCGGCCGTGCCCACCACGCTCGGCCTGTCCGGACGGTTCGGCTTCGGGCCCGCGGTCGCCTGGGTCCTCGCCGGCTCGATCCTGCTGATCGGCTCCGCGGCGGCCGGCGACCACGTACGGTGGCGCCGCACCCGCTACCGCGTCGGCGTCGACCGGGTCGAGCTCCACACCGGACTGCTCCTGGTCAAGAAGCGCTCACTGGCCCGGGAACGCATCCGCAGCGTCGACCTCACCGCCCATCTGCTGCAACGGGTGCTCGGCCTGGTCACCGTCCGCATCGGCACCGGCGAGCACTCCGGCAACGACTCCACCCTCGAACTCGACCCGGTCACCCGGCCCGAGGGCGAACGGCTCCGCCGCGAACTGCTGGAACGCATGGCCACCGGCGCCCCGGGCACCCATCGCGAGGGCGAGCTCGTCGCCCTCGACCCGCGCTGGATCCGCTACGCGCCGGTCTCGTTCGTCGCCCCCGCGCTCGGCGGTGCGGCGGCCGGCGCGGTGATGCAGGTCAGCGACTGGTTCGGGGCGCAGGGGCGGGTGATCGAGTGGGTCGGCGACCGGTTCCGGGACACCTCGCTGCTCGCCATGATCGTGACCCTCGCCCTCGCCGCGGTGCTCGCCGGTGTCGTCGGCGCGCTCGGCCTGTGGATCGAGATGTGGTGGAACTACCGGCTGGAGCGCGAACCCGGCGGCACCCTGCGCATCCGCCGCGGACTGCTGACCTCCCGCTCCGTCTCCATCGAGGAGCGCCGGCTGCGCGGTATCGACCTCGTCGAACCGCTCGGCATCCGTACCTTCGGCGCGGCCCGGGTCGACGCGATCACCACCGGACTCGCCAAGGACGACGAGGAGCAGCACGGCGACCACAACACCCTGCTGCCCGCCGCGCCCAGGACCGTCGCCGACGCGGTGGCCGCCGACGTCCTGCGCGAGACCACGTCCCCGACCGGCGCCCCGCTGACCGGGCACCCCCTCGCGGCCCGTGGCCGCAGGCTGCGCCGGGCGTTCGGGGCCGTCGCGGCCCCGGCGCTGGTCCTGGCCCTCCTGGGTGTGCTGCTGACACCCGTCCTGCTCTGGATCGCGCTCGCCTGGGCCGTCGTGGCGCTGCCCGCCGGGGTGTTCCTGGCCCGGGACGCGTACTGCGGCCTGGGGCACGCCATCAGCGGCGACTACCTGGTGGTGAGGTCCGGCAGCGTCAGGCGCTCGACCGCCGCGCTGGAGCGGGCCGGAGTCATCGGCTGGACGGTCCGGCAGACGTACTTCCAGCGGCGGGCCGGGGTGCTGAGCGTCACCGCGACGACGGCCGCCGGAGCGGGCGCGTACACGGCGTACGACACGGACGTGAGCGAGGGCCTCGACTTCGCCTCCGAGGCCGTGCCCGGCCTGCTGGAACCCTTCCTGGAGCGCGTCCCGCCCACCGGCTGA